A stretch of Coccidioides posadasii str. Silveira chromosome 2, complete sequence DNA encodes these proteins:
- a CDS encoding uncharacterized protein (EggNog:ENOG410PJ31~COG:S): MVCSLSSKFSRSSNSSVPEPRAALVLNRFTRSSTIVFATSNVAEILGVTPNQLVSRSFYAFVEECCLTQAARCLEESKMHDTIAYLRVRLRTMPAEYDDEPEVIEKVDELIGRNGYETEGGSPVYLPGTIIRDSDRNPCNFRQHDLHCKTCSTTSETAQSARESSWPGTSRHAEIEAVITCASDGIIVALRRARPLIPGLIPPES, encoded by the coding sequence ATGGTCTGTTCTCTTTCCAGCAAATTCTCACGGTCATCAAATTCTTCGGTTCCTGAACCACGTGCAGCCTTGGTTCTAAATCGGTTTACCCGGTCCTCGACTATCGTTTTCGCGACTAGTAATGTAGCAGAGATCCTAGGTGTAACTCCAAACCAGCTTGTTTCACGGAGCTTTTATGCCTTCGTGGAAGAATGTTGTTTGACACAAGCGGCCCGATGTCTGGAGGAAAGCAAAATGCATGACACAATTGCATACCTGCGCGTTCGGTTACGAACTATGCCTGCGGAATACGATGATGAGCCTGAAGTTATTGAAAAGGTCGACGAACTCATTGGAAGAAATGGTTATGAAACCGAAGGTGGCTCTCCCGTATACTTGCCCGGCACGATCATTAGGGATAGTGATCGGAATCCTTGCAACTTCCGCCAACACGACCTCCATTGCAAAACATGCAGTACGACATCGGAAACAGCTCAGAGCGCTCGGGAATCCTCGTGGCCGGGAACGTCACGGCATGCGGAAATCGAAGCCGTAATTACTTGCGCATCGGATGGCATAATCGTTGCTCTAAGGCGTGCCCGACCACTCATCCCAGGGCTTATCCCACCGGAGAGCTAG